In Gallaecimonas xiamenensis 3-C-1, the following proteins share a genomic window:
- a CDS encoding DsrE family protein yields the protein MLSIALASAATLGPVIKDFGPVFEVNNAAPIPSDIKLKAVFDVTGAPDPGALSRKLESVARYLNMHARAGIKPEAMALAVVLHGSATRHALNDQAHLKRFEVEDGSATLLDALIHAGVKVYVCGQSYSAQGYGDNELRPDVQLALSAMTELTVLQQQGFSLLP from the coding sequence ATGCTCAGCATTGCCCTGGCCAGCGCCGCCACACTGGGGCCGGTTATCAAGGATTTTGGCCCGGTGTTCGAGGTCAACAACGCCGCCCCCATCCCCAGCGACATCAAGCTCAAGGCGGTGTTCGACGTTACCGGTGCCCCCGACCCGGGCGCCCTGTCTAGAAAGCTCGAATCGGTAGCCCGTTACCTCAACATGCATGCCAGGGCCGGTATCAAGCCAGAGGCCATGGCCCTGGCGGTGGTGCTGCACGGCTCCGCTACCCGCCATGCCCTTAACGATCAGGCCCATCTGAAGCGCTTTGAAGTAGAAGACGGTTCGGCCACCTTGCTGGACGCCCTGATCCACGCCGGGGTCAAGGTCTATGTCTGCGGCCAGTCCTACAGCGCCCAGGGCTACGGCGACAACGAGCTGCGCCCGGACGTGCAGCTGGCCCTGTCGGCCATGACCGAGCTGACGGTGCTGCAGCAGCAAGGCTTTAGCCTGCTCCCCTGA
- a CDS encoding glycerophosphodiester phosphodiesterase, whose amino-acid sequence MRLSTLLPALICLGLLGCQQRPQQSQPAPPSPERQALSQALAARGFMLTGLNNINYLGARQCAGLTLEAHRGSVRYPENSVNALIDALDNGFDVIETDVRLTGDDVWVIHHDARTGRATGTVDNQRRRIESMSYKKEWGYLRERDMASGALIDQLPPSFEEYAKTFARFASGGQKINIEVKTPASPQDLKILDYLAHTLIGQGRYYYSSLELRNLERLRDINDEVFLSFIQSPAKTSLNRLAADMKKGAGGDPIYLRNQSLLEDLQGYGNKRYKDKRYDSAAGLARLKKALKHDFGLALDIRHFRQSAIELMSAARRQGVQVATYTVNGHPYHEQGILALAAGRRPDAVIIDDSVYGFCSRFGVPSPRAFAGSTPQSRQLAALPRDLDLERLDLLDTYYPNGLYPAIGGSLKSFRGEQAPPFKPVLMDTHAGPREKDTGVDLHTQGAISIELRKQN is encoded by the coding sequence GTGCGTTTATCGACTCTGCTACCGGCCCTTATCTGCCTGGGCCTGTTGGGTTGCCAGCAGCGCCCCCAGCAAAGCCAGCCCGCCCCGCCAAGCCCGGAGCGCCAGGCCCTGAGCCAAGCCCTGGCTGCCCGGGGCTTTATGCTGACCGGGCTTAACAACATCAACTACCTGGGGGCCCGCCAATGCGCCGGCCTGACCCTCGAAGCCCACCGTGGCTCGGTGCGCTACCCGGAAAACTCGGTCAACGCCCTGATAGACGCCCTAGACAACGGCTTTGACGTCATTGAAACCGACGTGCGCCTGACCGGCGACGATGTCTGGGTTATTCACCACGACGCCCGCACCGGCCGCGCCACCGGCACCGTCGACAACCAGCGCCGGCGCATCGAGTCCATGAGTTACAAGAAGGAATGGGGCTATTTGCGGGAAAGGGACATGGCCAGCGGCGCCCTTATCGACCAGCTGCCCCCCAGCTTCGAAGAATACGCCAAGACCTTTGCCCGCTTTGCCAGCGGCGGCCAGAAGATCAATATCGAAGTGAAAACCCCGGCCAGCCCCCAAGATCTAAAGATCCTCGACTACCTGGCCCATACCCTGATTGGCCAGGGCCGTTACTACTACTCGAGCCTGGAGCTGCGTAACCTGGAGCGGCTACGGGACATCAACGATGAGGTGTTCCTGTCCTTTATCCAAAGCCCGGCCAAGACTTCCTTGAACCGGCTGGCCGCCGACATGAAAAAAGGCGCCGGCGGTGACCCCATCTACCTGCGTAACCAGTCCTTGCTGGAGGATCTGCAAGGCTATGGCAACAAGCGCTACAAGGACAAACGCTACGACTCCGCCGCCGGCCTTGCTCGCCTGAAAAAGGCCCTCAAGCACGACTTTGGCCTGGCCCTGGATATCCGCCACTTTCGCCAAAGCGCCATTGAGCTGATGAGTGCCGCCCGGCGCCAGGGAGTGCAGGTGGCCACCTACACCGTCAACGGCCACCCCTACCACGAGCAGGGGATCCTGGCCCTTGCGGCCGGCCGCCGCCCCGACGCCGTCATCATCGACGACAGCGTCTACGGCTTTTGCAGCCGCTTTGGGGTGCCCAGCCCCAGGGCGTTTGCAGGCAGCACCCCCCAAAGCCGGCAGCTAGCCGCCCTACCCCGGGATCTGGACCTGGAACGGCTGGACCTGCTGGACACCTATTACCCCAACGGCCTCTACCCGGCCATTGGCGGCAGCCTCAAGTCCTTCCGGGGCGAGCAGGCGCCGCCCTTCAAGCCGGTGTTGATGGACACCCATGCCGGCCCCAGGGAAAAAGACACCGGGGTGGATCTGCACACCCAAGGGGCCATCAGCATCGAGTTGCGCAAGCAAAACTAA
- a CDS encoding DUF4253 domain-containing protein, whose protein sequence is MKRTLILFLLALLAGCGPRYSSQEQQLLDANGIDDIARAALRPYAKNLRQLKKPGAGGKVEDTPGLMIRIAPDTASDTLVKLRQAMVNSTSQVYVYGHFYGFADDLLVVVPTRDEQSYLDAAATQGTNGQPSNAQVKDYYQDLCQQFQLELVGAGGDWLRAKVLGPNPDWFALAKAAYTINPDILNPQVNSIDALAANIEHNGAIYLFWR, encoded by the coding sequence ATGAAACGCACCCTTATCCTTTTCTTGCTGGCCTTGCTGGCCGGCTGCGGCCCCCGTTACAGCAGCCAAGAGCAGCAGTTGCTGGACGCCAACGGTATCGACGATATCGCCAGGGCCGCCCTGCGCCCCTATGCCAAGAACCTGCGCCAGCTGAAAAAGCCCGGCGCCGGCGGCAAGGTAGAAGACACCCCTGGCCTGATGATCCGCATCGCCCCTGATACCGCCAGCGACACCCTGGTCAAGCTGCGCCAAGCCATGGTGAACAGCACCAGCCAGGTCTATGTCTATGGCCACTTCTACGGTTTTGCCGACGATCTGTTGGTGGTGGTGCCCACCCGGGACGAGCAGTCCTACCTGGACGCCGCCGCCACCCAGGGCACTAATGGCCAGCCCTCCAACGCCCAGGTCAAAGACTATTACCAGGACCTTTGCCAGCAGTTCCAGTTGGAGCTTGTCGGCGCCGGTGGCGACTGGTTACGGGCCAAGGTGCTGGGGCCGAACCCGGACTGGTTTGCCCTGGCCAAGGCGGCCTATACCATCAACCCCGATATCCTCAACCCCCAGGTCAATTCCATCGACGCCCTGGCCGCCAATATCGAGCACAACGGCGCCATCTACCTGTTCTGGCGCTGA
- a CDS encoding SDR family oxidoreductase, whose translation MQKVVIVTGASRGIGAATALLLAKEGYGVCVNYRQRQDQAQALVAQIQAQGGQAMACQADVTQEADVARLFECTARQLGPVTHLVNNAGILFTQTPFEGISLARFSQVLSTHVLGCFLCCRQALGQLPRGGAIVNVSSAAARTGAPFEYIDYAAAKGAMDSLTKGLALEVAERGIRVNGVRPGFIHTQMHADGGEPDRVARLSPQIPLKRGGSPEEVANAIAWLLSDQASFVTGSILDIAGGK comes from the coding sequence ATGCAAAAGGTGGTTATCGTCACAGGGGCCAGTCGCGGCATCGGCGCCGCTACCGCCCTTCTTCTAGCCAAAGAAGGTTATGGGGTCTGCGTCAACTACCGCCAGCGCCAGGACCAAGCCCAGGCCCTGGTGGCGCAGATCCAGGCCCAAGGGGGCCAAGCCATGGCCTGCCAGGCCGATGTCACCCAGGAAGCCGACGTGGCCCGCCTCTTTGAGTGCACTGCCCGCCAGTTGGGGCCCGTCACCCACCTGGTCAACAACGCCGGTATCCTCTTTACCCAAACGCCCTTTGAGGGCATCAGCCTGGCCCGCTTTAGCCAGGTGCTCAGCACCCATGTGCTGGGCTGCTTCCTGTGCTGTCGCCAGGCCCTTGGCCAGCTGCCAAGGGGCGGCGCCATCGTCAATGTATCGTCGGCAGCGGCCCGCACCGGTGCCCCTTTTGAATACATCGATTACGCCGCCGCCAAAGGCGCCATGGACAGCCTGACCAAGGGCCTAGCCCTGGAAGTGGCCGAGCGTGGCATCCGCGTCAACGGCGTACGCCCCGGTTTTATCCATACCCAGATGCACGCCGACGGCGGCGAGCCGGACCGGGTGGCGCGGCTGAGCCCACAGATCCCCCTCAAGCGAGGCGGCAGCCCTGAGGAAGTGGCCAACGCCATCGCCTGGTTGCTGTCGGACCAGGCCAGTTTCGTGACCGGCAGTATCCTGGATATCGCCGGCGGTAAATGA
- a CDS encoding carboxypeptidase-like regulatory domain-containing protein has translation MQLKSRPWRLFLLIVSALYLIPEAIFNAQLVSLIGLGTPEPLAMEHLEIYGRTVSGIGVTLLLADLLPARFFKTPLKGAVSMLVLTAGIWPTVFFGQKLLIERWLIQPSSAEQRQYAAYSAALRDALAINAVAVQGLDYDTAATGSSENLTFLALFGGLAYSDHNLAQNLDAYKHDIIGNFVQKQAYRDFDQHYQDFSELYKELSAHYQQYAQGSNRYNQALAQTPARQAQYWQSLEQEVNQGWSRYQQAQKAHIAKASARAQEYGPKIYRYFEDRADCKKHYDKTERRNRCYTKQDANYKAMINKAGIGNVDANYWLIVEDVSTTENITNTVLTGVLTGGLTTALQALNWATGGDGGFKDKRYKYTDSPDHYQQRFLAHPNFQALFSKETGYPFDIANLAAFRSHPQTQVKLRRAIKAKGLDLPASWTINDKPLFDRTVAAKVKAEADQRWQQEMAARGLSLPINLSWDAFQQHPQIQARIADRMGDLYVKGVRADWNRANFKRHVLDPNIERRTQHYLAMLAESQKEFADGGRFADAGKQALRSVVIPPISMSLSLFLICMTFIKLPFKALQLARPAGDSAAPKAKAPWQRWAGLGAALLPPLLVLALPVLLVQNRYTQAPNSAVNYFLTKVEESSNLAFSYALRWTLHAQPLLHPLGRSLEAHMGIYRAFAPLAHGLAAIDLQPDEWAKVQKPVLKDVALTINTNAAKAQVRIMNISPRFEQGMHLKPGNYDIQVTAPGYRPYRQWHILPAGEQALAITLSPL, from the coding sequence ATGCAACTGAAATCACGGCCCTGGCGCCTCTTCTTGCTGATTGTCAGCGCCCTTTACCTGATCCCCGAGGCCATCTTCAACGCCCAGCTGGTGTCCCTTATCGGCCTGGGTACCCCAGAGCCCCTGGCCATGGAGCACCTGGAGATCTACGGCAGGACGGTGTCGGGCATTGGCGTTACCCTGCTGCTGGCCGATCTGCTGCCGGCGCGCTTTTTCAAGACCCCCCTTAAGGGCGCGGTGTCGATGCTGGTGCTGACCGCCGGCATCTGGCCCACCGTCTTTTTTGGCCAAAAGCTGCTGATTGAGCGCTGGCTTATCCAGCCCAGCAGCGCCGAGCAGCGCCAATACGCTGCCTACAGCGCCGCCCTGCGTGACGCCCTGGCCATCAACGCCGTGGCAGTTCAGGGCCTCGACTACGACACCGCCGCCACCGGCAGCTCGGAAAACCTCACCTTCCTGGCCCTTTTTGGCGGCCTGGCCTACAGCGACCACAACCTGGCCCAGAACCTGGACGCCTACAAGCACGACATCATCGGCAACTTCGTGCAAAAGCAGGCCTACCGCGACTTTGACCAGCACTACCAGGACTTTTCCGAGCTCTACAAGGAGCTGTCGGCCCACTACCAGCAGTACGCCCAAGGGTCCAACCGCTACAACCAGGCCCTGGCCCAGACCCCGGCCCGCCAGGCCCAGTACTGGCAAAGCCTGGAGCAGGAAGTGAACCAGGGCTGGAGCCGCTACCAGCAGGCCCAGAAGGCCCATATCGCCAAGGCCTCGGCCCGGGCCCAGGAGTACGGTCCCAAGATCTACCGCTACTTCGAAGACAGGGCCGACTGCAAAAAACATTACGACAAGACCGAGCGGCGCAACCGCTGCTACACCAAGCAGGACGCCAACTACAAGGCCATGATCAACAAGGCCGGCATAGGTAACGTCGACGCCAACTATTGGCTGATCGTCGAGGACGTCAGCACCACCGAAAACATCACCAACACGGTGCTGACCGGGGTGCTCACCGGCGGCCTGACCACCGCCCTGCAGGCCCTGAACTGGGCCACCGGCGGCGACGGCGGCTTTAAGGACAAGCGCTACAAGTACACCGACAGCCCGGACCACTACCAGCAGCGCTTCCTGGCCCACCCCAACTTCCAGGCGCTTTTTAGCAAGGAAACCGGCTACCCCTTTGACATCGCCAATCTGGCCGCCTTTCGCAGCCACCCCCAAACCCAGGTCAAGCTGCGCCGGGCCATCAAGGCCAAGGGCCTGGATCTGCCGGCCAGCTGGACCATCAATGACAAGCCGCTGTTTGACCGCACCGTCGCCGCCAAGGTCAAGGCCGAAGCCGACCAGCGCTGGCAGCAGGAAATGGCCGCCCGTGGCCTGAGCCTGCCCATCAACCTCAGCTGGGACGCCTTCCAGCAGCACCCGCAGATCCAAGCCCGCATTGCCGATCGCATGGGGGATCTCTATGTCAAAGGGGTCAGGGCCGACTGGAACAGGGCGAACTTCAAGCGCCATGTGCTGGACCCCAACATCGAACGGCGCACCCAGCATTACCTGGCCATGCTGGCCGAGTCTCAGAAGGAATTTGCCGACGGCGGCCGCTTTGCCGACGCCGGCAAACAGGCCCTGCGCTCTGTGGTGATCCCCCCCATCTCCATGTCATTGAGCCTGTTCCTGATCTGCATGACCTTTATCAAGCTGCCCTTCAAGGCCCTGCAGCTGGCAAGGCCAGCAGGCGACAGCGCAGCGCCCAAGGCCAAGGCCCCCTGGCAGCGCTGGGCAGGCCTGGGGGCGGCCCTGCTGCCGCCGCTGCTGGTATTGGCGCTGCCGGTGCTGCTGGTACAAAACCGCTACACCCAAGCCCCCAACAGCGCCGTAAACTACTTCCTGACCAAGGTGGAAGAGTCCAGCAACCTGGCCTTTTCCTATGCCCTGCGCTGGACCCTGCACGCCCAGCCGCTGCTACACCCCCTGGGCCGCAGCCTGGAGGCCCATATGGGCATCTACCGGGCCTTTGCCCCCCTGGCCCATGGCCTGGCGGCCATCGACCTGCAGCCGGATGAGTGGGCCAAGGTGCAAAAACCGGTGCTCAAGGACGTGGCGCTGACCATCAACACCAATGCCGCCAAGGCCCAGGTGCGGATAATGAACATCAGCCCCCGCTTCGAGCAGGGCATGCACCTTAAACCCGGCAACTACGACATCCAGGTCACGGCCCCCGGTTACAGGCCCTATCGCCAGTGGCATATCCTGCCCGCCGGCGAGCAGGCCCTGGCCATTACCCTAAGCCCGCTCTAA
- a CDS encoding alpha-hydroxy acid oxidase — protein MAVITCIEDLKRLYRRRVPKMFYDYTESGSYSEQTFRDNCSDFAQIRLRQKVAVDMSGRSTADTLLGQPVAMPLALSPVGLTGMQCADGEIKAARAAEAFGVPYTLSTMSICSIEDVAAHTRQPFWFQLYVMRDQDFLAAIIERAKRAGCSALVLTLDLQILGQRHKDLKNGLSAPPKLTLPTLANLATKWGWGLQMLGTKRRHFGNIVGHAKGVTDASSLMSWTAEQFDLKLDWDKIRRIRDMWGGKLILKGILDEEDARKAADFGADAIVVSNHGGRQLDGALSSIRMLPAIVAAVGHQTEVYLDSGIRSGQDILKALALGAKGAMAGRAYIYGLGAMGQAGVSKALELMQRELDVSMALCGERQVTELGRHNLLLPKGFLDSYQ, from the coding sequence ATGGCCGTTATCACCTGTATTGAGGATCTCAAGCGCCTGTACCGGCGGCGGGTGCCCAAGATGTTCTACGACTACACCGAGTCGGGCAGTTATAGCGAGCAGACCTTCAGGGACAATTGCAGCGACTTTGCACAGATCCGCCTCAGGCAAAAGGTGGCGGTAGACATGTCCGGCCGCTCCACCGCCGACACCCTGCTGGGCCAGCCGGTAGCCATGCCGCTGGCCCTGAGCCCGGTGGGGCTGACCGGCATGCAATGCGCCGACGGGGAAATCAAGGCGGCCCGGGCCGCCGAGGCCTTCGGGGTGCCCTATACCCTGTCCACCATGTCCATCTGTTCCATCGAAGACGTGGCCGCCCACACCCGCCAGCCGTTCTGGTTTCAGCTCTATGTGATGCGGGACCAGGACTTTCTGGCCGCCATTATCGAACGGGCCAAGCGGGCGGGCTGCTCGGCCCTGGTGCTGACCCTGGACCTGCAGATCCTCGGCCAGCGCCACAAGGACCTGAAAAACGGCCTGTCGGCGCCGCCGAAACTGACTCTGCCCACCTTGGCCAACCTGGCCACCAAATGGGGCTGGGGCTTGCAGATGCTCGGCACCAAACGCCGCCACTTTGGCAATATCGTCGGCCACGCCAAGGGAGTGACCGACGCCTCCTCGCTGATGAGCTGGACCGCCGAACAGTTCGACCTCAAGCTCGACTGGGACAAGATCCGCCGTATCCGCGACATGTGGGGCGGCAAGCTTATTCTTAAGGGCATCCTCGATGAAGAAGACGCCCGCAAGGCGGCCGATTTCGGCGCCGACGCCATAGTGGTGTCCAACCACGGCGGCCGCCAGCTGGACGGGGCCCTGTCCAGTATCCGCATGTTGCCGGCCATCGTCGCCGCCGTCGGCCACCAGACCGAGGTCTACCTGGACTCGGGCATTCGCTCCGGCCAGGACATCCTCAAGGCCCTGGCCCTGGGGGCCAAGGGAGCCATGGCCGGGCGCGCCTATATCTATGGCCTGGGGGCCATGGGGCAAGCGGGGGTCAGCAAGGCCCTTGAGCTGATGCAGCGGGAACTGGACGTGTCCATGGCCCTTTGCGGCGAGCGCCAGGTTACCGAGCTGGGCCGCCATAACTTGCTGCTGCCAAAGGGATTCCTGGACAGCTATCAATAG
- a CDS encoding exoribonuclease II produces MFKDNPLLAQLKAEIRENLKTVEGNIKASDKGFGFLDVDGKESYFVPPPYMKKVIHGDRVKAVVRSEKDKEVAEPDTLIEPSLTRFVGRIKQRDDRFYVVPDHPLIKDSIRCRPAKGLKLDLKQGDWVVAELKRHPLKGDNGFNADVLEKVAGTDDGYAPWHVTLARHNLQKTAPEFDGELTLIDGLERQDLSHIPFATIDAASTQDMDDAIWIEKVEGGYQLWVAIADPTAYVVEGSDLDKAAALRAFTVYLPGKNVTMLPEVLSDDLCSLKAGEPRPALVARLFVADDGTLGDDTEFTPAWIQSRHKLVYNNVSDWLDGSGDWQPANEDEAATIKLLRDFTEARTAWRQAHALVFGDRPDYRFELDENGNVVTVHREERRIANRIVEESMIAANVACGEYLRRHGGIGVYNVHNGFEDEKIEDAKALLAQHEVPVDIDQVHTLEGYAAMRRWLDGNKKQFLDGRLRRFQSYAAITLEAGPHYGLGLTAYATWTSPIRKYGDMVNHRIIKAILKGEQVAKPNDSLAQHLSDHRRLNRLAERDMGDWLYVRWLKPQAGADTQFDAEVIDVNRGGMKVRLVDNGAVAFVPASQIHDVKDELDVNFEAGTVLIKGEESFKLADIIKVQLTEANEETRSLVAKPAK; encoded by the coding sequence ATGTTCAAAGACAACCCGCTGCTGGCCCAGCTAAAGGCCGAGATCCGCGAAAACCTCAAAACCGTGGAAGGCAATATCAAAGCATCCGACAAAGGCTTTGGCTTCCTGGATGTGGACGGCAAGGAATCCTACTTCGTGCCGCCCCCCTACATGAAGAAAGTCATCCACGGTGACCGGGTCAAAGCCGTGGTACGCAGCGAGAAAGACAAGGAAGTGGCCGAGCCCGATACCCTGATCGAGCCGTCCCTGACCCGCTTTGTAGGCCGCATCAAGCAGCGTGACGACCGCTTCTACGTGGTGCCGGATCACCCCCTTATCAAAGACAGCATCCGCTGCCGCCCCGCCAAGGGCCTGAAGCTGGATCTCAAGCAAGGGGACTGGGTGGTGGCCGAACTCAAGCGCCACCCCCTCAAGGGCGACAACGGCTTTAACGCCGACGTACTGGAAAAAGTGGCCGGCACCGACGACGGTTACGCCCCCTGGCACGTCACCCTGGCTCGCCACAACCTGCAAAAGACTGCCCCCGAGTTTGACGGCGAGCTGACCCTGATTGACGGCCTGGAACGCCAGGATCTGAGCCACATTCCCTTTGCCACCATCGATGCCGCCTCTACCCAGGACATGGACGATGCCATCTGGATTGAGAAGGTCGAAGGCGGTTACCAGCTGTGGGTGGCCATCGCCGATCCTACCGCTTACGTGGTAGAAGGCTCCGATCTGGACAAGGCCGCAGCCCTGCGCGCCTTTACCGTTTACCTGCCGGGCAAAAACGTCACCATGTTGCCAGAAGTGCTGTCCGACGATCTGTGCTCCCTCAAGGCCGGCGAACCCCGCCCTGCCCTGGTGGCCCGCCTGTTCGTGGCCGATGACGGCACCCTGGGTGACGACACCGAGTTCACCCCGGCCTGGATCCAGTCTCGTCACAAGCTGGTCTACAACAACGTGTCTGACTGGCTGGACGGCAGCGGCGACTGGCAACCGGCCAATGAAGACGAAGCGGCCACCATCAAGCTGCTGCGCGACTTCACCGAAGCCCGCACCGCCTGGCGCCAGGCCCACGCCCTGGTGTTTGGCGACCGCCCCGATTACCGCTTCGAGCTGGACGAAAACGGCAATGTGGTGACCGTACACCGCGAAGAGCGCCGCATCGCCAACCGCATTGTTGAAGAGTCCATGATCGCCGCCAACGTGGCCTGTGGTGAATACCTGCGCCGCCACGGCGGTATCGGTGTCTACAACGTCCACAACGGCTTTGAAGACGAAAAAATCGAAGACGCCAAAGCCCTGCTGGCCCAGCACGAGGTGCCGGTGGACATCGACCAGGTGCACACCCTGGAAGGCTACGCCGCCATGCGCCGCTGGCTGGACGGCAACAAAAAGCAGTTCCTGGATGGGCGCCTACGCCGTTTCCAAAGCTATGCCGCCATAACCCTGGAAGCCGGCCCCCACTATGGCCTTGGCCTCACCGCCTACGCCACCTGGACCAGCCCCATCCGTAAATACGGCGACATGGTCAACCACCGCATCATCAAGGCCATCTTGAAAGGCGAGCAGGTAGCCAAGCCCAACGACAGCCTGGCCCAGCACCTGTCCGACCACCGCCGCCTCAACCGCCTGGCCGAACGCGACATGGGCGACTGGCTCTATGTGCGCTGGCTCAAGCCCCAGGCCGGTGCCGACACCCAGTTCGACGCCGAAGTCATCGACGTTAACCGGGGTGGCATGAAGGTGCGCCTGGTGGACAACGGCGCCGTGGCCTTCGTGCCCGCCTCCCAGATCCACGACGTCAAAGACGAGCTGGACGTCAACTTCGAAGCCGGCACTGTCCTTATCAAGGGCGAGGAAAGCTTCAAGCTGGCCGACATCATCAAGGTGCAGCTCACCGAGGCCAACGAAGAGACCCGTTCCCTGGTGGCCAAACCCGCCAAGTAA
- a CDS encoding 3-hydroxyacyl-CoA dehydrogenase NAD-binding domain-containing protein gives MTSAPVAIIGAGTMGAAIAALLAAADQQVILIDPQPQALLKAQAALPQGVAFASELAAAKTAWLVIEAVPENLALKERLFKELEAVVNPECILATNTSGLSVNAIGAGLKGPQRFVGMHFFTPADIIPLVEVIRHDQTTQATVDAVLALLTTLGKKPVVVQKDIAGFIGNRLQHALAREAMSLLEKGIASAEDIDFVARWALGVRLAITGPLEQRDVNGLDVHHAIASYLYSDLENATAPLAVLQDKVAKGELGVKAGQGFYPWPEEQAADAAKRRNASLAELVSWLQSPAAG, from the coding sequence ATGACTTCAGCCCCTGTCGCCATCATCGGCGCCGGCACCATGGGCGCCGCCATCGCCGCCCTGTTGGCCGCCGCCGACCAGCAGGTGATCTTGATAGACCCCCAACCCCAGGCCCTGCTCAAAGCCCAGGCCGCCCTGCCCCAAGGCGTGGCCTTTGCCTCCGAGCTGGCCGCCGCCAAAACGGCCTGGCTGGTCATCGAAGCGGTGCCGGAGAACCTGGCCCTCAAGGAGCGGCTCTTTAAGGAATTGGAAGCGGTAGTGAACCCAGAGTGTATCCTCGCCACCAACACCTCGGGGCTGTCGGTCAACGCCATAGGGGCCGGCCTCAAGGGGCCCCAGCGTTTTGTGGGCATGCACTTTTTCACCCCGGCCGACATCATTCCCCTGGTGGAAGTGATCCGCCACGACCAGACCACCCAGGCCACGGTGGACGCTGTGCTGGCGCTGTTGACCACACTGGGCAAGAAACCGGTGGTGGTGCAGAAGGACATTGCCGGTTTTATCGGTAACCGCCTGCAACATGCCCTGGCCCGGGAGGCCATGTCGCTGCTGGAAAAAGGCATCGCCAGTGCCGAGGACATCGACTTTGTAGCCCGTTGGGCCCTTGGGGTGCGCCTGGCCATCACCGGGCCCTTGGAGCAGCGGGACGTCAATGGCCTTGACGTGCACCATGCCATTGCCAGCTACCTCTACAGCGACCTGGAAAACGCCACGGCGCCCCTGGCGGTGCTGCAAGACAAGGTGGCCAAGGGGGAACTGGGGGTAAAAGCGGGGCAAGGTTTCTACCCCTGGCCAGAAGAGCAGGCCGCCGACGCCGCCAAGCGGCGCAACGCCTCCCTGGCCGAACTGGTAAGCTGGCTGCAGAGCCCGGCCGCTGGCTGA